The window ACCAGCACCGAGGGGATCTCGCTGAACGCCCAGGCGATGCCGCCGCCCCACTGCTGGTCGAGCAGCGCGTCGATGCGGAGGGAGGCCGGCGGGTTCGCGTACGTCTTGATCATCGGCTGGCTCGCCATCATCAGGGCGATGCCGAAGAAGGCGTGGAAGGGCATGCCCGCGAAGAGCTCCAGCATCCGCATCACGTAGCCCGGACGGTGCGGACCCGGGTCGATGCCCATGATCGGCCAGAAGAAGATCAGGCCGACGGCGAGGAAGTGGACCATCATCGCGATGTGCCCGGTCCGGCTCTCCATCAGGAAGTCGAAGAGCGGGGTGAAGTACAGGCCGTAAAGGCTCGCGATGAACATCGGGATCGTGAAGGCGGGGTGGGTGACCACCTTCATGTACCGGCTGTGCAGCAGCATCAGCAGCACCTCGCGCGGCCCCTTGTGGCCACGGGCGGCGGGCGGCAGCGCGCGCAGCGCCAGCGTCACCGGAGCGCCCAGCAGCACCAGGATCGGGGTGACCATGCTGATCACCATGTGCTGGACCATGTGCACGCTGAACATGACCATGCCGTAGTCGTTCAGCTTGGTGCACATCATCAGGACCACGGTCAGCACGCCCAGGGTGAACGCGATGGTCCGGCCCGGCGGCCAGGAGTCCCCGCGCCGGCGCAGCCGCAGCACGCCCCACCCGTACAGCGCGAGCGCCGCCAGCGAGCTGACCAGGAAGAAGGCGTCGAAGGAGAACTCCAGCCCGCGTCCGAGAGTGAACGGCGGCAGGTCCATGTCCATGACCGTGCCGTGCCCGCTGTGATCCATCTGTTCACTCCCTTGACCGTGGTGCCCCACCACAGTAGTGCCGCCCCCGTACGCTCGTGCGCGCGGGGGCGGCTCATGACAAAAGGGGCGTACGACAGGGCGTCAGAGAACGGTCTGGGCCTCGTCGTACCGCGCCGCCGGCACCGTCTTGAGCGTCGAGGTGGCCTCGGCGAGCGGCACCATCTCGATGTCCGTGCCGCGCAGCGCTGTCAGCATGCCGAACTCGCCGCGGTGCGCCGCCTCCACGGCGTGCCAGCCGAAGCGGGTGGCCAGGACCCGGTCGTACGCGGTGGGCGTGCCGCCGCGCTGGACGTGGCCCAGGATCACTGGACGGGCCTCCTTGCCCAGGCGGTGCTCCAGCTCCACGGCGAGCCGGTTGCCGATGCCGGCGAACCGCTCGTGGCCGTACATGTCGACGCCGCCCTCCGCGAGGTCCATCGAGCCGGGGCGCGGCTTGGCGCCCTCGGCGACCACGACGATCGCGAACCGCTTGCCCGCGGAGAAGCGCTCGCCGACGATCGCCGTCAGCTCCTCGATGTCGAAGGGGCGCTCCGGCACGACGATCGCGTGCGCGCCGGCCGCCATGCCCGAGTGCAGGGCGATCCAGCCGGTGTGGCGGCCCATGACCTCCACGACCATCACGCGCTGGTGGGACTCGGCGGTGGTCTTCAGCCGGTCCAGCGCCTCGGTGGCCACGCCGACGGCCGTGTCGAAGCCGAAGGTGACGTCGGTGGAGGCGATGTCGTTGTCGATGGTCTTCGGGACGCCGACGATGGGCAGACCGGCCTGCGAGAGCAGGTTCGCCGCCTTCAGCGTGCCCTCGCCGCCGATCGGGATGATCGCGTCGAGGCCCAGGTCCGCGACGTGGCCGCGGGCGCGCTCCACGCCGTCCCGCAGGTGCGCGGGCTGGACGCGGGAGGAGCCGAGTATGGTGCCGCCGCGGGCGAGGATGCCGCCGACGGCGTCGAGGTCGAGCTTGCGGTAGTCCGCCTCCAGGAGGCCCTTCCAGCCGTCGAGGAAGCCGATCACCTCGTCACCGTGGTCGACGACCGCGCGGTGCACGACGGAGCGGATGACGGCATTGAGGCCGGGGCAATCGCCACCGGAAGTGAGCACACCTATGCGCATGGCAGGAACGGACCTTTGCAACGTGGGCCGACGACCGGACCACGTCGTCCGGTTGGAACTACGGCCACCCTACAAGCGGTGGAGCGGTCGGCTGAACCATCCTCCACATGCTGGTCGCACTCGTCGTACGAAACCACGTCGGCCCGGTTCCCCCTAGGGAAAACCGGGCCGAACAGATGATGACGGGGCCGCCCCGATGAGCGGTCCGCGGGGTGCTACGCGGGCTGCGTCGCGGCGGCGATGCGCTCCGCGCGCAGCGCCTCGTACCACCGGTCGTCTATGGCCGGCAGCGCGTTCACGTCGAGGGCCAGCTTCAGCAGCAGGTCCGCGATCTGCGGGTTGCGGGCCATCACGGGGCCGTGCATGTAGGTGCCGAACACCGTGTCGTTGTACGCGCCTTCGGTGCCGTCGCCGGTGCCGTTGCCGCGGCCCATGGTCACCCGGGCGAACGGCTTGGCCGTCGGGCCGAGGTGCGTGACGCCCTGGTGGTTCTCGAAGCCCGTCAGCTGCGGCAGGCCCAGGCGGGGGTCGATGTCGGCGAGGACGTCGCCGACGCACCGCTCGCCCTCACCGCGCACGGTGACCACGTCCAGGAGGCCGAGACCCTCCTGGCGCTGCCCCTGGTCGTTGACGAACTCCTGGCCGAGGATCTGGTACCCGGCGCAGACGGAGAAGACGATCGCCCCGTTCGACACGGCGCGCTCCAGACCGCCGTCGCGCAGCAGGCGCTCCGCGGCCAGGCGCTGCGGCCGGTCCTCACCGCCGCCGATCAGGTAGATGTCGCCCGAGGTGGGGATCGGCTGGTCGCTGCGCACGTCCACGCGCTGCACGTCCAGGCCGCGCTGACGCGCCCGGCGCTCCACCACGAGGGCGTTGCCCTGGTCTCCGTACGTGCTCAGCAGGTCGGGGTAGACCCACACCAGACGCAGGCTGTTGTCGCTCATGCTCTTGTCCTCTATGGGTACTAGTTGCCGACGCGGCGGCGCACGTCCTGGAAGGCGGTGTAGTTGGCGATCAGCTCGATCTGTCCCGGCGGCGCGAGCTGCACGGCTTCGTCGAGGGTCTCGCACACCCGGAAGTCCAGGCCCGCGACCTCGAGGCGGACCGCGAGGTCCAGCTTGCGGTCACCGATCACGAAGATCGGGTGGCCCGCCAGACGCGGGTAGTCCACGTCCCACAGCCAGGAGGTGTCGGTGCCGTCGGCGCCGCGCGCGTTCACCGAGAGGATCACCGGGGTCGGCGGCGGGTCGATCAGCGAAAACGTTTCGAGCCAGCCGGCCGGGTTCTTCGCGAGCAGCAGCCGCAGCTCACGGCCCTGGAAGTTCACCACGTCGTAGCGGCCGGCGACGGCCTGCACCTGGTACATCCGCTCCAGCGCGACCTGCGGCGGGACGCCGAAGACGGCGGCCACGGCGGCCGAGGTGGCCGCGTTGGCCTTGTTGGCGCGGCCGGGCAGCTGGAGGTGGATCGGCCAGGCCGAGCCGTGCGGGTCCAGCACGTGGTCGCCGGAGAGCACCCAGGTCGGGGTGGGGCGCCGGAAGCCGCACTCGCCGCAGAACCAGTCGTCGCCCGGGCGCTGCATGACACCGCCGCAGGAGGGGCATGACCAGGCGTCGTCCTTCCACTCCTGGCCGGCCGCGACCCACACCACATTCTGCGAGGAGGAGGCGGACCAGACGATCAGCGGGTCGTCGCAGTTGGCGACGATGACCGCCTTGGAGCCCGAGAGGCCCTCGCGCCACTTCTCCGCGAGCATGCGGGTCTCGGCGGCGCGGTCCAGCTGGTCGCGGGAGAGGTTGAGCAGGGCGATCACCTTGGGGGTGACGTCCCGGGCCACTCCGGCCAGGTACTTCTCGTCGACCTCGATGACGCCGTACTTGGCGTCCGAGCCGCCCGCCAGGGCCGAGGTGATGCCGGCCGGCATGTTGGCGCCGAGGGCGTTGGAGACGACCGGACCGCTGGCCCGCAGGGCCTCCGCGATCAGCCGGGTCGTCGTGGTCTTGCCGTTCGTCGCGGAGACGAGGACGACGTCGAGATGTTGCGCCAGCGCGCCGAGAAGATCGGGGTCGAGCCTGAGTGCGACCTTGCCGCCGATCACCGATCCGCTTCCGCGTCCCGCGGCCCGCGACACCGCCGCCGCGGCCTTGCCCGCCGTCACGGCCAGCTTGGCCCGCGGCGAAAGCGGCTCTGTGTTGCCTGCCATCGTCCCTTGTCCTCCTTGCGTCGGTCGCCCCCAGCCTATCCAGTACCGGCCGGAGCCTTGACCGCGGCGCCCCCGCCCCGCCTCGGATCTCCTCATATAGTCGCCCGTCGTAGGCTTACGGCCATGCGACAGCGCCTCATTCCCGGTACCACCGGACTCGTCCGCACCATGAGCCTGCTCGGTGATCCGGTGCTCCACTCGGCGTGCGCGGAAGTCACCGAATTCGGCCCGGCCCTCGACCGGCTCATCGAGGACATGTTCGCGACGATGTACGCCGCGGAGGGCGTCGGGCTCGCCGCGAACCAGATCGGCGTCGGGCAGCGGGTGTTCGTCTACGACTGCCCCGACGACGAGGACGTCCGCCACGTCGGGCACATCGTCAATCCGCGCCTGGTGACGGCCGACGGGGACGAGTTCCTCGGGCCCGAGGGGTGCCTGTCGCTGCCGGGGCTGGAGGCGGGGACGGCCCGCTACGACCACGCGGTCGTCGAGGGGGTGACGTCGGACGGGGCGGCGGTGCGGATCTCCGGTACGGGGTTCTTCGCGCGGTGCCTGCAGCATGAGTGCGATCACCTGGCGGGCACCGTTTACGCGGACCGCGTGACCGGGCTGCGGGCCCGTCGCCTGCGGCGCGCGATCCGTAAGGCCCCGTGGTCGGCTCGCGGCTAGGCCCGCCCTCTTCTCGGCTGCGCCGGGCCAAAACCCAGCCCCTCCGGCGTTTGAGGAGCGGGGTCTGGGGCGGAGCCCCAGGAACCCGGCTCCGCCGGGCACCGGGCTCTGCCCGGACCCGCGCCTCAAACGCCGGCGGGGCTGGAGTGGGCCGAGGCTCTGCCCGGACCCGCGCCTCAAACGCCGGCGGGGCTGGAGTGGGCCGAGGCTCTGCCCGGCGGCGGGGCTGGAGTGGGCCGAGGCTCTGCCCGGACCCGCGCCTCAAACGGCGGCGGGGCTGGAGTGGGCCGAGGCTCTGCCCGGACCCGCGCCTCGAACGCCGGCGGGGCTGAAACCTGCCTGGGCGAAGCCCAAGGGCCTCGGCGACGCCGGATCGGTCAGAAGCCCGGGCCGTTGACGCGGTTGCCGGCTGTGGCCAGGCGGCCCCAGAGGAGGTCCGTGAGGGCGGTGACCAGGTCCGCGCGCTCGCAGGGGCGTTCGCCCAGCCACCAGTCGCCGGCCGCGTGCATCATGCCGACGATGCCGTGGCCCCAGACCCGGGCGAGCCGCTCGCCGCCCGGCCCGAGGTCCACCCGCTCGCCGATCACCTGGGCCAGTTCCTCGCCGAGCCGGCGCAGCAGCGGGGCCGAGTGCAGGCCGACGTCGAAGCCGCGCTCGGCGCTGTGGGAGTCCTCGGCCGGGTGCATCAGGAAGCGGTAGACCTGCGGGCGGGCCTCGATCGCGGCGAGATAGGTGTCGAGGGTCGCCTCCACCCGGCGGCGCCGCTCGGCGGGGGCGTCGAGCGCGGCGCGCAGCGAGTCGAGCAGGGCGTCGGTGTGCCGGACGGCGAGTGCCTGGTAGAGGCCCGCCTTGTCCCCGAAGTGCCGGTAGAGGATGGGCTTGGTGATGCCGGCCTCCGCCGCGATGGCGTTCATGGAGGCTTTGGGGCCGTCCCTGAGCACGACCCGGTCGGCGGCTTCGAGCAGCTCCCGCCGGCGGCGCTCGGCCGCTCCCGGTTCGCCGGCCTGCTGAGTGGTCTCCATGACGTGTTTCTCTCCCCGCCCTTGCGATGTGCGTGACGCCCACGCAACGTAACACCCGGCGCACCCCGGCGATCGAATCGGCGGGTACCGAGCCGGGCGCCCGCGCCGGTATCGCCGGTGCTTGACAGTGCTTACTCGCCAGTAACAGACTGTGGCCCCGTATAGGTTACCGCTAGTAACCTTCGCAGGGACGAGTACAGAACAGGTGGAGGGGACATGGCGGAGTTCACCATGGAGCTCAACGACGACCAGAAGCAGGTGCGGGACTGGATCCACGGCTTCGCCGCCGATGTGATGCGCCCCGCCGCCGCGGAATGGGACGAGCGCGAAGAGACTCCCTGGCCCGTCATCCAGGAGGCCGCCAAGGTCGGCATCTACTCGCTGGACTTCTACGCCCAGCAGTTCTTCGACCCGACGGGCCTCGGCATCCCGATGGCGATGGAGGAGCTCTTCTGGGGCGACGCCGGCATCGCCCTGTCGATCGTCGGCACCGGGCTCGCGGCCATCGGCGTCGTCGCCAACGGCACCGAGGAGCAGATCGGCACCTGGATCCCGCAGATGTACGGCACCCCCGACGACGTGAAGGTCGCCGCCTTCTGTTCCTCCGAGCCGGACGCCGGCTCCGACGTCGGCGCGATGCGCACCCGCGCGGTCTACGACCAGGCCAAGGACGAGTGGGTGCTCAACGGCACCAAGACCTGGGCGACCAACGGCGGCATCGCCAACGTCCACATCGTCGTGGCCGTCGTCGACCCGGAGCTGGGCACCAAGGGGCACGCCTCCTTCATCGTGCCGCCGGGCACCCCGGGGCTCTCGCAGGGCCAGAAGTTCAAGAAGCACGGCATCCGCGCCTCGCACACCGCCGAGGTGGTCCTGGAGGACGTACGGATCCCGGGCTCCTGCCTGCTCGGCGGCAAGGAGAAGCTGGACGAGCGCCTCGCGCGGTCCCGCGAGCGCGCCCGCAGCGGCGGCGGCGAGCGCGTGAAGAACGCGGCCATGGCCACCTTCGAGGCCTCCCGGCCGGCGGTCGGCGCGATGGCCGTGGGCACCGCGCGCGCCGCGTACGAGGTCGCCCTCGACTACGCCAAGACCCGTACACAGTTCGGCCGTCCGATCATCGACAACCAGGGCGTGGCCTTCCAGCTCGCCGACATGCGGACGCAGATCGACGCGGCCCGGCTGCTGGTGTGGCGGGCCTCCTGGATGGCGGTCGCGGGCCGGCCGTTCGACTCGGCGGAGGGCTCGATGTCGAAGCTCTTCGCGAGCGAGGTCGCCAAGAAGGTCACCGCCCAGGCCATACAGATCCTCGGCGGCAACGGCTTCACCCGCGAGTACCCGGTGGAGCGCATGCACCGGGACAGCGCCATCTACACCATCTTCGAGGGGACCAGCGAGATCCAGCGCCTCGTGATCGCCCGCACGATCTCCGGCATGCCGATCCGCTAGGCGCTGGGCGCTGGGCGCTGGGCCTCGGCGGCGAGGGTGCGGGGTGCCGGGCCCGCACCCCGAGCCTCAGCCCAGCCGGGTCAGGCAGAAATGGTGAACTCGTCCCGGCCGTACTTCAGGTCGGAGATGCGCACTGCCCCGTGGCCGGCTTCGGTTCGCCGAACACCAGGCCGAGCACGAGGAAGGTCGGCACGGCCAGGAGGACGAGCAGGACCGGCAGAGGGAAGAGCAGCGCCGGGGCCCGGCGCCGGCCTGCCCGGGGCGAGAGCGGGCCGGTAGCCGCCCGCCGGGGGCGTGAGCCGGCGGAAGGCCGCCCGCGGGCCGAGGTTCATCAGCAGGGTCACCGGCGTGATGAAGAAGGAGCGGACCCCACCAGCCCTGCCACAGGGTGTCCGAGGGCATGCGGCGGTAGGTGGCGAGTCCGCGGTCGCGGCAGAGCGCCCGCGCAGGCTCAGGAACCGCATCAGCACGATCAGGCCCTGGTGGCCGCGTACGGTCGCGGGCGCGGCGGGCCAGGCCCCGCACAGGGTGCAGCCGTACCGGCCCGGCCGCGGGTGGGCGGCGTACGCGCCGTACGGCTGCTGCGGGCCCGTGAACACGGGGCCGCCGGACGCGTCGGCCCGCCCCGGTACGGAGGGGCCGTACGGGCCGGCTCCCGGCTGCTGCGGCGGCAGTGGCGGAGTGGCCACGGGGACTCCTCGGTCGCGTCGTGATCACCGGCGCGGTGATCACGGCACCCCGGCCCCCGTCCTCAGGGGGCCAGCAGCCGGGCCACGGCCCGTCCGAAGAGGAAGCGGCCCGCCGCCGCGACCACGGGATCCAGGGCGCGGGGGAGGCCACGCAGGCGCAGGTCCTCACGCCAGTGGACCTCCGTCCCGCCCCCGGCGAGGGGACGGATCTCGATCTCCGCCCAGCCCGTCACCGACCGGCCGCGCTTCTCCAGCCGGACCAGCCCCGGCGGGCCGCCCTCCGCGGGCGGCCGCCAGACGACGACCTCCATGGGGTCGTCGAACGTGATCCTACTCACTCCCGTGCGCGCCGTGAAGGCCGTTCCGACGCGCGTCGGGGGCGCGGTGTCGATGATCGTCCGCGTGAAGGGGACCTGTGCCCCTTGGCGCTCCCAGTCCGTGAGCCGAAGCCACGTCTCGGACGCCGGCAGAGACGTGCGGTGAACGATCCGGATAGCGGGCATGAGCGCATGGTAATCGGGCATACACACCCTGAACTGGACGGCGAATATGGGTTCCGTCCGGGGGCGGCGATCAGTAATACTCACCGCCACCGTGGATCGCGGATTCGACCGGGTGACCACCGGCCTTCCCGCCCCACTTCGCGAGGAGGTGCGCCATGTGCTCCCACCAGCCCCCCTGCCCAACCGCCGACAGCGCCGATCACGACGCCGCCCGCATTGTGGCCTCCCACCCCGAACAGGGCTGGAGCCTGCTCTGCAACGGCGTGGTCATCTTCGACGACACCGGTGAACTGCTCCCCGACAGCCGCACGGTGGAACCCCGCCGCCCGGCCCTGGTCTGAGCCGAGGAGGCAGCATGCGCCAGCAGCTGATCCGCAAGCCCGTTCCCAAGCCCGCCCCCCGAGACCTGGATCTGCGCACACCGTCGGGCAGACCCCTCCCGTACTGACGGGAGCCCAGGAGTTACCGGGTCCACCGGCTGGATCTCAGCCGGTGGACGCAGCCGCGCCGCCCAGGAACGCCGCCTCGTACGCGGCGTCGCCGATCGCCGCCCTGGCCTGCCGCTCGCCCTGGTCCCGCAGGGCCGTCAGCGAGGGCGAGCCCATCTGCGGCCGGCCCACCGTGCGCCACCAGGCGTGCCCGGTGCCCAGCAGCCGCGCCGCCAGTTCCCCGTCGCCCAGCCCGGCCACGGCCGTGGCCAGCAGGTCCAGGCCCAGCGCGATGCCGAAGCGGTCGCCGAGCAGCCGCTTCCCGGAGAGCATCGCCCGTACGTGCCGGGCCGCCTCCCCGTGGTCGCCCAGGCCCAGCGCGGCCACCGCCAGGACGTAGTCCGCGTACGCCCGCAGCCAGCGCTCGCCCAGCTCCGCGCAGGCCTCCCGCAGGGACTGCGCCTCCTCGGTCGCCTCCTCGAAGCGCCGCAGGTCGCACAGGGCGTAGGCGGTGGCCAGCTTGCACAGGAGCCAGCCGGGGCCGCTGGTGCGCCCGCCGCGGCCGGCCCGGGCCCGCGGACCGGCCAGGGTCAGGGCCCGCAGGGGGTTGCCGGGCATGAGGACCGACGCCGCCTGCAGATAGGCCGCGCGCAGCTCCCGCTCGGGGTCCGCGAGCCGGGCCGCGTCCCGCGTGCACTCCTCGGCGTGCCGCTGGGCCACGTCCATGTCGCCCTGGAGCAGGGTCGTGAGCCCGAGGGCCCACAGCGCCTGGTTGTGCGCGGCCCCCGTGCGCGGAGCGGCCCGCAGCGCCCGTTCCAGGAAGGCCCGGCCCTCGTGCCCGTGCCCGCAGGCGAACCAGTAGAACCACAGGGCCCCGGCCATCTCCATCGCCGCCGTCGGGTCGGCGGCGAGCAGGTGCTCCAGGGCGGTACGCAGCTGCGCGTGCTCGGCGGTGATCCTGCGGTACCAGTCCACCTGCCCCGGGCCCAGCCAGCCCCGGTCGGCGGCCTGGGAGAGCGCCGCGTACCAGTGGGCGTGCCGGTCGGTGACGATCTGCACCTCGCCGAGCTCGCCCAGCCAGTCCTGCCCGTACTCGCGGATCGTGTCCAGCAGGCGGTAGCGGGCGCCGGCGCCCCGTTCGTCGGTGCGCAGCACCACCGACTTGGCGGCCAGGCCCGCGAGCACCCGCTCCACCCGGGCGGCGGACAGCGGGCCGCCCGCGCACACGGCGCGGGCCGCGGCGATGTCGAAGTCGCCCGTGAAGACCGAGAGCCGGGCCCACAGCAGCCGCTCCAGCGGCTCGCACAGCTCGTGGCTCCAGCCGATCGTGGTCCGCATGGTCTGGTGCCGGCGCGGCAGGGCGGCCCGGGCGTCCGACAGCACGGCGAAGCGTTCGCCCATCCGCTCGGCCATCTGCTCCAGCGTCCACAACCGCAGCCGGGCGCCCGCGAGTTCGAGGGCGAGCGGGATGCCGTCCAGGCGCCGGCAGACCTCGGCGGCGACCGCGGTGCGTCCGGGGTCGGCGAAGACGGCCGCCGCCTGCGGGGTCGCGGCGAGGGCGCGGGCGCGGAAGAGGGCGAGGGCGTCGCTGTCGGGTCCCTCGCAGGGCAGCGGGCGGACGTCGACGACCTGCTCGACCGCGCAGCCGAGCGGCTCCCGGGAGGTCACCAGAACCGTCAACCCGGGTGCGGACTGCAGGAGTTCACCGACCAGATGGCGGCAGTCGGCGACCAGGTGCTCGCAGGTGTCCAGGACCAGGAGGAGTTCCTTGTCGGCCATCCACGCGCACAGTTCCTCGTCGAGGGGGCGCGGGGAGTGGTCGGCGAGGCCGACGGCGTGGGCGACGGTCGCGGTGAGCAGCCCGGGATCGCGCAGCGGCGACAGCTCCACCCACCAGACGCCGTCGGGGCGCGTCTGGCGGGCGTCGGCGACGGCCCGCAGGGCGAGCCGAGACTTGCCGACACCGCCCACCCCGGTGAGGGTGATCAGCCTCCGCTCGCGCAACAGGTCTCCGAGTAACCGGAGTTCTTGCTCCCGGCCGATGAAGCTCGCCGGTTCCGGCGGCAGGTTTCCCGGCGCGGCGCCGGAGCCCGGCGGGGGGTTGCCCTCCGCCGAGTCTGCCTCACTGTCATGGAACGAGTACTCACCGAACACGGATGTATTGTGCGTGATCTTCTTATCCGACCGTGCCGTTCAAGCCGGATCGGTGCCTGAAATTCACGCTACGAGGGTGATCCGCCGCTCCGCGGAGAAGGATCCCCAGTTGCCGTCGGGAAGCCTGGCGCGCAGTTTCACGGCCCACACCGTACCGGTCGGCTCGGCCACAGTGAGCCGGTGCTCCACCCGGCCGCTGGGCACGGCGCCCGCGCCGAACTGGATGACGGTCGTGGGCCGTCCGTTGACGTACAGCTCGTACTCGGCGGTCTCGCGGCCGGTGTCCGGGGCGGTCCAGGCGAGCGTGACCGTGCCCGGAGCGGCGGCCGCGGTGAAGTCGGCGGGGGCGGTGCCCGGCCCGTCGCCGGAGGCGGGCGGGGTCGTCACGTCCACCGCCGGCCCGTCGGGGGAGG of the Streptomyces sp. NBC_01294 genome contains:
- a CDS encoding acyl-CoA dehydrogenase family protein, producing the protein MAEFTMELNDDQKQVRDWIHGFAADVMRPAAAEWDEREETPWPVIQEAAKVGIYSLDFYAQQFFDPTGLGIPMAMEELFWGDAGIALSIVGTGLAAIGVVANGTEEQIGTWIPQMYGTPDDVKVAAFCSSEPDAGSDVGAMRTRAVYDQAKDEWVLNGTKTWATNGGIANVHIVVAVVDPELGTKGHASFIVPPGTPGLSQGQKFKKHGIRASHTAEVVLEDVRIPGSCLLGGKEKLDERLARSRERARSGGGERVKNAAMATFEASRPAVGAMAVGTARAAYEVALDYAKTRTQFGRPIIDNQGVAFQLADMRTQIDAARLLVWRASWMAVAGRPFDSAEGSMSKLFASEVAKKVTAQAIQILGGNGFTREYPVERMHRDSAIYTIFEGTSEIQRLVIARTISGMPIR
- a CDS encoding cytochrome c oxidase assembly protein, with product MDHSGHGTVMDMDLPPFTLGRGLEFSFDAFFLVSSLAALALYGWGVLRLRRRGDSWPPGRTIAFTLGVLTVVLMMCTKLNDYGMVMFSVHMVQHMVISMVTPILVLLGAPVTLALRALPPAARGHKGPREVLLMLLHSRYMKVVTHPAFTIPMFIASLYGLYFTPLFDFLMESRTGHIAMMVHFLAVGLIFFWPIMGIDPGPHRPGYVMRMLELFAGMPFHAFFGIALMMASQPMIKTYANPPASLRIDALLDQQWGGGIAWAFSEIPSVLVLIALVYQWYHSEQRAAKRSDRAEDRNGDQELAAYNAYLASLQARGQ
- a CDS encoding MurT ligase domain-containing protein — protein: MAGNTEPLSPRAKLAVTAGKAAAAVSRAAGRGSGSVIGGKVALRLDPDLLGALAQHLDVVLVSATNGKTTTTRLIAEALRASGPVVSNALGANMPAGITSALAGGSDAKYGVIEVDEKYLAGVARDVTPKVIALLNLSRDQLDRAAETRMLAEKWREGLSGSKAVIVANCDDPLIVWSASSSQNVVWVAAGQEWKDDAWSCPSCGGVMQRPGDDWFCGECGFRRPTPTWVLSGDHVLDPHGSAWPIHLQLPGRANKANAATSAAVAAVFGVPPQVALERMYQVQAVAGRYDVVNFQGRELRLLLAKNPAGWLETFSLIDPPPTPVILSVNARGADGTDTSWLWDVDYPRLAGHPIFVIGDRKLDLAVRLEVAGLDFRVCETLDEAVQLAPPGQIELIANYTAFQDVRRRVGN
- a CDS encoding ATP-binding protein, which codes for MFGEYSFHDSEADSAEGNPPPGSGAAPGNLPPEPASFIGREQELRLLGDLLRERRLITLTGVGGVGKSRLALRAVADARQTRPDGVWWVELSPLRDPGLLTATVAHAVGLADHSPRPLDEELCAWMADKELLLVLDTCEHLVADCRHLVGELLQSAPGLTVLVTSREPLGCAVEQVVDVRPLPCEGPDSDALALFRARALAATPQAAAVFADPGRTAVAAEVCRRLDGIPLALELAGARLRLWTLEQMAERMGERFAVLSDARAALPRRHQTMRTTIGWSHELCEPLERLLWARLSVFTGDFDIAAARAVCAGGPLSAARVERVLAGLAAKSVVLRTDERGAGARYRLLDTIREYGQDWLGELGEVQIVTDRHAHWYAALSQAADRGWLGPGQVDWYRRITAEHAQLRTALEHLLAADPTAAMEMAGALWFYWFACGHGHEGRAFLERALRAAPRTGAAHNQALWALGLTTLLQGDMDVAQRHAEECTRDAARLADPERELRAAYLQAASVLMPGNPLRALTLAGPRARAGRGGRTSGPGWLLCKLATAYALCDLRRFEEATEEAQSLREACAELGERWLRAYADYVLAVAALGLGDHGEAARHVRAMLSGKRLLGDRFGIALGLDLLATAVAGLGDGELAARLLGTGHAWWRTVGRPQMGSPSLTALRDQGERQARAAIGDAAYEAAFLGGAAASTG
- the def gene encoding peptide deformylase, with the translated sequence MRQRLIPGTTGLVRTMSLLGDPVLHSACAEVTEFGPALDRLIEDMFATMYAAEGVGLAANQIGVGQRVFVYDCPDDEDVRHVGHIVNPRLVTADGDEFLGPEGCLSLPGLEAGTARYDHAVVEGVTSDGAAVRISGTGFFARCLQHECDHLAGTVYADRVTGLRARRLRRAIRKAPWSARG
- a CDS encoding TetR family transcriptional regulator → METTQQAGEPGAAERRRRELLEAADRVVLRDGPKASMNAIAAEAGITKPILYRHFGDKAGLYQALAVRHTDALLDSLRAALDAPAERRRRVEATLDTYLAAIEARPQVYRFLMHPAEDSHSAERGFDVGLHSAPLLRRLGEELAQVIGERVDLGPGGERLARVWGHGIVGMMHAAGDWWLGERPCERADLVTALTDLLWGRLATAGNRVNGPGF
- a CDS encoding 6-phosphofructokinase; this encodes MRIGVLTSGGDCPGLNAVIRSVVHRAVVDHGDEVIGFLDGWKGLLEADYRKLDLDAVGGILARGGTILGSSRVQPAHLRDGVERARGHVADLGLDAIIPIGGEGTLKAANLLSQAGLPIVGVPKTIDNDIASTDVTFGFDTAVGVATEALDRLKTTAESHQRVMVVEVMGRHTGWIALHSGMAAGAHAIVVPERPFDIEELTAIVGERFSAGKRFAIVVVAEGAKPRPGSMDLAEGGVDMYGHERFAGIGNRLAVELEHRLGKEARPVILGHVQRGGTPTAYDRVLATRFGWHAVEAAHRGEFGMLTALRGTDIEMVPLAEATSTLKTVPAARYDEAQTVL
- a CDS encoding type 1 glutamine amidotransferase — translated: MSDNSLRLVWVYPDLLSTYGDQGNALVVERRARQRGLDVQRVDVRSDQPIPTSGDIYLIGGGEDRPQRLAAERLLRDGGLERAVSNGAIVFSVCAGYQILGQEFVNDQGQRQEGLGLLDVVTVRGEGERCVGDVLADIDPRLGLPQLTGFENHQGVTHLGPTAKPFARVTMGRGNGTGDGTEGAYNDTVFGTYMHGPVMARNPQIADLLLKLALDVNALPAIDDRWYEALRAERIAAATQPA
- a CDS encoding DUF5999 family protein, coding for MCSHQPPCPTADSADHDAARIVASHPEQGWSLLCNGVVIFDDTGELLPDSRTVEPRRPALV